A genome region from Fusarium musae strain F31 chromosome 5, whole genome shotgun sequence includes the following:
- a CDS encoding hypothetical protein (EggNog:ENOG41): MARGGRGSPVPRRPVDLTGVISIAEKNDLTTLITAITEKLHNDISVIFDSPPVTPTLGDLGDIGHHHCLALSLKTNGKENVKPRAPSKCKPVAKVPQKAADTSQSPDKENSESSMPQLRELKKEALIFFRKWQSIFLQRLRDISVMESNGSQSHSRGRGRGTARAVRGGRVARGGRGAGRGGGGNGGVESLTLATGTPRTPSNHMDRELSRRFPPIPTSLWTLPLDKRKQLLHISLLILISLQEYTAYARMTLLNLTSSLNLPLKVLHEEEKRIAEGFSQLAVDAAIEQASEPDQDENKPVLKSKARIAAMTGPFRLGTQLIAVGIGTPHGGLGLRLPNAAGLLGPMADNGPSTGSMLGIHMARPTEKMIESFSRDIQDFGLVPTRGGFQGDYVDAKAIPASCRRLRLVIAMNGWVTDKDNLIGPWKILGDNGEVYVLRWEMNVLNNIGTALETVVKSSAWAAAKKAISSRTIFTSLIEATWPMELMKVSKIIDNPWSVGMVRAEKAGAILADAVMRSKIQGDRPVSLIGFSLAARAIYICLMILAERRQFGLIDSVVLMGTPAPSESRVWLTLKSVVSGRLINVFSESDYLLGFLYRTSNIHFGVAGLQRIQGADGVENHDVSNLVNGHLRYSTLVGKILKDIHWEDLDLNA, from the exons ATGGCTCGAGGTGGACGAGGAAGTCCAGTCCCTCGCCGGCCAGTTGACCTGACCGGTGTTATCTCTATCGCCGAGAAGAACGACTTGACAACTCTTATCACTGCCATCACAGAGAAGCTTCATAACGACATCAGCGTCATTTTTGATTCTCCTCCAGTTACACCTACTTTGGGAGACTTGGGCGATATCGGCCATCATCACTGCCTGGCCTTGTCACTCAAGACAAATGGAAAAGAGAATGTGAAACCCCGAGCTCCTTCCAAGTGCAAACCTGTAGCAAAGGTGCCGCAGAAGGCCGCTGATACAAGCCAGTCCCCAGATAAGGAGAACTCGGAGAGCAGCATGCCTCAGCTGAGGGAGCTTAAGAAAGAAGCTCTTATCTTCTTCCGAAAGTGGCAGTCAATCTTTCTGCAGCGTCTTCGCGATATAAGTGTCATGGAATCAAATGGTTCTCAATCTCATAGTCGTGGCCGCGGACGTGGAACTGCACGAGCTGTGCGAGGTGGACGTGTGGCTCGTGGTGGGAGAGGGGCTGGCCGCGGAGGTGGAGGCAATGGAGGTGTTGAAAGCCTAACACTGGCAACTG GTACCCCCCGCACCCCTTCAAATCACATGGATCGCGAACTCTCTCGCCGTTTCCCCCCTATTCCAACTTCCCTCTGGACTTTGCCACTCGATAAGCGCAAACAGTTGCTGCACATCTCACTTTTGATTCTTATCTCTCTTCAGGAGTATACTGCATATGCTCGTATGACTCTTCTGAACCTGACCTCATCTCTGAATCTACCCCTGAAGGTGCTtcatgaggaagagaagcgcaTTGCGGAGGGTTTCAGCCAACTTGCAGTTGACGCAGCCATTGAGCAAGCGTCTGAACCGGATCAAGATGAGAATAAGCCTGTCCTCAAATCAAAGGCACGCATCGCTGCCATGACTGGACCCTTCCGACTTGGAACACAGCTCATTGCTGTCGGTATCGGAACTCCCCATGGTGGGCTCGGACTACGTCTCCCAAACGCTGCTGGTCTTCTGGGACCTATGGCAGATAACGGCCCTTCTACTGGCTCGATGCTTGGAATTCATATGGCACGGCCCACTGAGAAAATGATTGAGTCGTTCTCTCGAGACATTCAGGACTTTGGACTTGTTCCTACCCGCGGAGGATTTCAAGGGGATTATGTTGATGCAAAAGCTATCCCAGCCAGCTGCCGACGATTACGCTTGGTGATTGCTATGAATGGTTGGGTCACAGACAAGGATAACCTCATTGGACCTTGGAAGATTCTTGGAGATAATGGGGAGGTTTACGTTCTGCGATGGGAAATGAACGTCCTCAACAACATAGGTACTGCCCTCGAAACGGTTGTGAAAAGTTCAGCCTGGGCCGCTGCCAAGAAAGCCATATCTTCGCGAACAA TTTTCACCAGCCTTATCGAAGCCACCTGGCCAATGGAGCTCATGAAAGTGAGCAAGATCATTGATAACCCCTGGAGCGTGGGCATGGTGCGTGCTGAGAAAGCCGGTGCGATACTAGCCGACGCTGTAATGCGCAGCAAGATTCAAGGAGACCGTCCTGTATCCCTTATTGGGTTCAGCTTGGCAGCAAGAGCTATCTATATTTGTCTGATGATTCTTGCTGAGAGGCGTCAGTTCGGCCTCATCGATTCCGTCGTCTTGATGGGCACACCCGCTCCTTCGGAGAGCCGGGTTTGGTTGACCCTCAAGAGTGTTGTGTCTGGTCGGCTGATCAACGTCTTTTCAGAAAGTGACTATCTTTTAGGATTTTTGTATCGTACATCCAACATTCACTTCGGCGTAGCAGGCCTGCAACGAATCCAGGGAGCAGATGGTGTCGAAAACCACGACGTTAGCAACCTTGTGAACGGACATTTGCGTTACTCCACCCTGGTTGGAAAGATTCTCAAGGACATTCACTGGGAGGACCTGGACCTGAACGCCTAG
- a CDS encoding hypothetical protein (EggNog:ENOG41) translates to MASSQAPPKKPRLSLQIKTACSPATRSSRSYAVDPKDPTAFNTLSNVYVTTIERAAPSQHEPITAINTLQAFSLTTPVERQDPKHRVVTPYVASYPETPSSDTAPSPHPGLEINYPSTMTATPPMSAGPMDSNTPKAFSFSPADISAAPARNDSLQPEKRALARPQTLAELTLQAPYTHPRSLHSILRNSPLPPPTAIPPPSPRRQSRRLQDRANRRVCYNNPLTQEIVTNKYTKSHIDLLVEEASPHSPPCVPPQPQSAIDLALAFTPNEIQDGGQTPGPFEDMRRRMTGLAASGAPLSPSGPKGISKRKKREKKRRWVWTIGHEDDDDDENIGGSIAALRAEAAKAKDVEEIKTPVTAIKAPLITFLTAPTPKTDKFQGLSGILKEDNDVEMSDTSSCLSVSEGSQHMAGEMDLDLKTPIARQDEESQVILMPPEHTLSRLGSNPGLKRDSPVPPDMLRTD, encoded by the coding sequence atggcatcttctcaagctccGCCCAAGAAGCCCCGGCTTTCACTTCAGATCAAGACAGCATGTAGTCCGGCCACCAGATCATCGAGAAGTTACGCAGTGGACCCCAAAGATCCAACTGCCTTTAACACGTTGTCCAATGTCTACGTTACCACAATCGAAAGGGCAGCCCCATCTCAGCATGAGCCCATTACTGCCATCAATACTTTACAAGCTTTCAGCTTGACAACTCCAGTGGAACGACAGGACCCGAAACACAGAGTTGTTACGCCTTATGTCGCTTCATACCCTGAGACTCCTTCATCCGATACAGCTCCTTCACCACATCCAGGACTGGAAATCAACTACCCGAGCACAATGACGGCCACGCCTCCTATGTCTGCAGGTCCAATGGATTCAAATACTCccaaggcctttagcttttcCCCTGCTGATATATCCGCGGCCCCAGCAAGGAATGATAGCTTACAACCCGAGAAGCGCGCTCTTGCTCGCCCACAAACTCTTGCTGAGTTGACCCTACAGGCCCCTTACACGCATCCTCGATCACTTCACAGTATTTTACGCAACTCGCCTCTTCCTCCGCCCACAGCCATTCCTCCTCCGTCTCCACGGCGACAGTCACGGCGGCTCCAAGACAGAGCAAATCGAAGAGTGTGCTATAATAACCCCCTCACTCAGGAGATTGTGACAAACAAGTACACGAAATCTCACATTGACCTCCTCGTTGAAGAGGCTTCACCACACTCCCCTCCATGTGTGCCCCCTCAGCCTCAGAGTGCCATCGATCTAGCCTTGGCATTCACACCAAACGAGATCCAAGATGGAGGGCAGACACCTGGGCCCTTTGAGGATATGCGTCGCCGCATGACAGGACTGGCCGCATCAGGTGCTCCGCTTTCCCCGTCAGGGCCCAAGGGAATCTCAAAGCgcaagaagagggagaagaagcgtcGGTGGGTATGGACAATTGgccatgaggatgatgatgatgacgagaacaTTGGGGGATCCATTGCTGCCCTAAGGGCTGAGgctgccaaagccaaagacgttgaagagatcaagaCACCTGTGACGGCCATCAAGGCACCCCTTATCACCTTTCTCACGGCACCGACACCAAAAACGGATAAATTTCAGGGCTTGAGCGGCATCTTGAAAGAGGATAACGACGTTGAAATGTCTGACACGAGCAGTTGTCTTTCAGTGTCAGAAGGATCTCAACACATGGCTGGCGAGATGGACTTGGATCTCAAGACTCCAATCGCGCGCCAAGATGAGGAGAGCCAAGTAATACTCATGCCACCAGAACATACTCTCAGTAGACTTGGTTCCAATCCTGGTCTAAAGAGGGATTCTCCGGTGCCGCCAGATATGCTACGTACAGATTGA
- a CDS encoding hypothetical protein (EggNog:ENOG41), with translation MSNDNDYMAFLNKANQDTGADAATQEKATFKTKDQGAQVPKPISDVCKNAVYTSDADEPFQEVSLKWEGKNGLPSESEFANLINHSSPDSADIKILDPLNWDSHGRYTDVIEAVREASQGNDVRVYQVTRDATRTEYWVVSHADGKLIGAKALSVES, from the exons ATGTCAAACGACAACGATTACATGGCTTTCCTGAACAAGGCCAACCAAGACACCGGCGCTGATGCCGCGACTCAGGAAAAGGCTAccttcaagaccaaggaccAGGGCGCTCAAGTCCCCAAACCTATCAGTGACGTGTGCAAGAACGCCGTATACACATCCGATGCAGACGAGCCCTTCCAAGAGGTTTCTCTCAAGTGGGAGGGCAAGAATGGCCTCCCCAGCGAGT CCGAGTTcgccaacctcatcaaccacTCCTCCCCCGACTCAGCGGacatcaagatccttgatcCTCTCAACTGGGACTCTCACGGCAGATACACCGACGTCATCGAGGCTGTTCGAGAAGCCTCGCAGGGTAATGATGTTCGTGTATATCAAGTGACGAGAGATGCTACGAGGACCGAGTATTGGGTGGTTTCGCACGCCGACGGCAAGCTGATTGGTGCCAAGGCACTCTCTGTTGAGAGCTGA
- a CDS encoding hypothetical protein (EggNog:ENOG41): protein MGKKKSKSNSTGAASIAPANALTTTSTIAADPILGYRIRVLLHDFLNVTKDSRSQKRLSSTTDERYISVPYFDEGQAAVIKAAIIDVDLAKHVSAAADDIEYIDRDLISQQGKSFETAVRTLLGGFLDKRRASGDARPCGPHHLAPLYAKFFGVDLEELKEDKFLGRLRRAGV from the coding sequence AtgggaaaaaagaagagcaaatCTAACAGCACGGGAGCCGCTTCGATCGCACCAGCAAATGCGCTCACTACGACCTCAACTATCGCAGCGGACCCTATACTTGGCTACAGGATCCGGGTTCTTCTCCACGATTTCCTCAACGTCACCAAAGATTCTCGTTCACAGAAGCGCCTCAGCTCTACAACTGACGAGCGATATATCAGTGTCCCATATTTTGATGAGGGACAAGCTGCGGTGATCAAAGCAGCGATTATAGATGTTGACCTTGCCAAGCATGtttcagctgcagctgacGATATCGAATACATTGATCGAGATTTGATCTCGCAGCAAGGAAAGAGTTTCGAAACCGCGGTTCGAACACTTCTGGGTGGTTTCCTCGACAAACGGCGTGCTAGTGGCGATGCTCGACCTTGCGGACCTCATCACTTGGCACCTTTGTATGCCAAgttctttggtgttgatttGGAGGAACTCAAGGAGGATAAGTTCTTGGGTCGTCTGAGGAGAGCCGGCGTCTAA
- the RPL3 gene encoding 60S ribosomal protein L3 (EggNog:ENOG41) yields MSHRKYEAPRHGSLAYLPRKRAARHRGKVKSFPKDDPKKPVHLTAAMGYKAGMTTIVRDLDRPGAKANKKEVVEAVTIVDTPPMIVVGLVGYIETPRGLRSLTTVWAEHLGDELKRRFYKNWYKSKKKAFTKYAKKHSENSGASITRELERIKKYCTVVRVLAHTQIRKTPLKQKKAHLMEIQVNGGSIADKVSFGQELFEKPVDISSIFEQDEMIDVIAVTKGHGFEGVTARWGTKKLPRKTHKGLRKVACIGAWHPSHVQWTVARAGQRGYHHRTSVNHKIYRIGKGDADDNAATEIDVTKKTITPLGGFVRYGEVNNDFVMVKGSIPGTKKRVMTLRKTMFPQTSRKALEKVSLKWIDTSSEFGHGAFQTPAEKKQYQGTLKKDLASA; encoded by the exons ATGAGT CACCGAAAGTATGAGGCTCCCCGCCACGGCTCCCTGGCTTATCTGCCCAGGAAGCGTGCTGCTCGTCACCGCGGAAAGGTCAAGTC CTTCCCCAAGGATGACCCCAAGAAGCCTGTCCACCTGACAGCCGCTATGGGTTACAAGGCTGGTATGACCACCATCGTTCGTGACCTCGACCGACCTGGCgccaaggccaacaagaaggaggttgttgaggctgtTACTATCGTCGATACCCCACCT ATGATCGTTGTTGGTCTTGTGGGATACATCGAGACTCCCCGAGGCCTGCGATCCCTCACCACCGTCTGGGCCGAGCATCTGGGCGACGAGCTTAAGCGCCGATTCTACAAGAACTGGtacaagagcaagaagaaggctttcaCCAAGTACGCCAAGAAGCACTCCGAGAACAGCGGTGCCTCTATCACCCGCGAGCTCGAGCGCATCAAGAAGTACTGCACCGTCGTCCGTGTCCTCGCCCACACCCAGATCCGAAAGACCCCTctcaagcagaagaaggcccaCCTCATGGAGATCCAGGTCAACGGTGGTTCCATCGCCGACAAGGTCTCTTTCGGCCAGGAGCTCTTCGAGAAGCCCGTTGACATTTCCAGCATTTTCGAGcaggatgagatgattgatgtcATTGCCGTCACCAAGGGTCACGGATTCGAGGGTGTCACCGCCCGTTGGGGTACCAAGAAGCTTCCTCGCAAGACTCACAAGGGTCTCCGAAAGGTTGCTTGTATCGGTGCTTGGCATCCTTCCCACGTCCAGTGGACTGTTGCACGTGCGGGTCAGCGAGGTTACCATCACCGAACCTCGGTCAACCACAAGATCTACCGCATTGGTAAGGGTGACGCTGACGACAACGCCGCCACTGAGATCGATGTCACCAAGAAGACCATCACTCC TCTCGGTGGCTTCGTCCGCTATGGTGAGGTCAACAACGACTTCGTCATGGTCAAGGGCTCTATCCCTGGTACCAAGAAGCGAGTCATGACTCTTCGAAAGACCATGTTCCCCCAGACTTCCCGAAAAGCCCTCGAGAAGGTCAGCCTCAAGTGGATCGACACCTCGTCCGAGTTCGGACACGGTGCTTTCCAGACCCCtgcggagaagaagcagtaCCAGGGTACCCTCAAGAAGGATCTTGCCTCCGCTTAG
- a CDS encoding hypothetical protein (EggNog:ENOG41~BUSCO:EOG09261RFF) translates to MMQMQQHQGQVPPPPPPPPQFAPSHQIAAMNEAVWLQIGSYAEVLRNPDEAMQAYERALQANPNSTQAMNAIGLLYKTREAFEKALEFFRAIVQLEPNNGEAWGNLENLQKAYDAYQQALVNLRDPKDPMLWYGIGILYDRYGSYDYAEEAFSQVMNIQPDFEKANEIYFRLGIIYKQQNKWVQSLECFKYIVNSPPGPLTQEDIWFQIGHVHEQQKDFDSAKAAYQRVLDHSPNHAKVLQQLGWLHHQQSNTYESQDRAIQYLEKSVGADNQDAQSWYLLGRCYMSQQKYPKAYEAYQQAVYRDGKNPTFWCSIGVLYYQINQYRDALDAYSRAIRLNPYISEVWYDLGTLYESCNNQITDALDAYQRAAELDPNNPHIKARLQLLRSGGTNGGPPPAPQPADVHPQAYQAAGPVGPQWGGSTQQPPAAGPPPPPQGPGENWAGRLSNINPPPQPPNPYEARGEPFRGGPAPPLRQPSPQQEQLRQPYNDPNRGGPRRGQTPPPPGHQYSQPPHAPPQSQPSAPASERRVANPNWGGATPSASAPPPSNINGPNGPNGMAPFRPTNSPRPDGRPVHDNRMPSPKSAYPQHQAPPLYPQHPEMAAQGTENGPQGPSGPPGPPPPPAVAEAAMQRMDDRPPSVGPKRMREWEEESAAKKQASEENRVRLDDMRHRRPSTPPRDNYRRNSSEIRRADDTRRPDEPRREEPRRPESAPRHATESYHPSEAAHHPPSHASGPSHLPPMQQPPTPMSGVVHEKPPVSATPKEDRPPSLEHAPPPPRAAPPTEPERAARKMDVDEDYDDSGEDEKKATIVTNGSGPSSAAGDAKTSTPANVGVNGVSGTVTKVE, encoded by the exons ATGATGCAAATGCAACAGCATCAGGGCCAGGTGCCCCCCCCtcctccgccgccgcctcAGTTTGCGCCATCACATCAGATCGCGGCCATGAATGAGGCTGTTTGGTTGCAAATAG GGAGCTATGCGGAGGTTTTGCGCAATCCAGATGAAGCCATGCAGGCATACGAGCGCGCTCTTCAGGCGAACCCCAACTCAACCCAGGCCATGAACGCAATTGGCCTCCTCTACAAGACCCGTGAAGCTTTCGAGAAGGCGCTCGAGTTCTTCCGCGCCATCGTTCAGCTTGAGCCCAACAACGGCGAAGCTTGGGGAAACCTTG AAAATCTACAAAAGGCCTACGATGCATATCAACAGGCTTTGGTTAACTTGAGAGACCCCAAG GATCCTATGTTGTGGTATGGTATCGGCATACTGTACGATCGATATGGCAGCTACGATTACGCCGAAGAAGCGTTCTCTCAAGTTATGAACATACAGCCTGACTTCGAGAAAGCAAATGAGATCTATTTCCGACTCGGTATAATATACAAACAACAGAACAAGTGGGTTCAGAGTCTTGAA TGCTTCAAATACATTGTCAATTCTCCTCCTGGTCCCTTGACGCAGGAAGACATCTGGTTCCAGATTGGTCATGTTCATGAGCAGCAGAAGGAT TTCGATAGCGCTAAGGCTGCCTACCAACGTGTCCTGGACCATTCACCCAACCATGCTAAGGTTCTTCAGCAGCTTGGTTGGCTGCATCACCAGCAGAGCAACACGTATGAGAGCCAAGACAGAGCCATCCAATACTTGGAGAAGTCGGTCGGCGCAG ACAATCAGGATGCCCAGAGTTGGTATCTCTTGGGCCGATGCTATATGTCGCAGCAGAAGTATCCAAAAGCCTATGAGGCTTATCAACAAGCTGTTTATAGAGATGGGAAGAACCCAACTTTCTGGTGCTCCATCGGCGTGCTTTACTATCAAATCAACCAGTACAGGGATGCACTTGACGCTTATTCTCGCGCCATCAGGCTGAACCCTTATATCTCAGAGGTTTGGTATGATCTGGGAACTTTG TACGAAAGCTGCAACAACCAAATTACGGATGCTCTAGATGCTTACCAGCGTGCTGCTGAACTTGACCCTAACAACCCCCATATCAAGGCAAGACTTCAGCTCCTTCGCTCTGGTGGTACCAATGGCggacctcctcctgctcctcagcctGCAGATGTTCACCCACAAGCTTACCAGGCCGCTGGCCCCGTTGGACCACAATGGGGAGGATCGACTCAACAGCCGCCTGCTGCCggtcctccaccacctcctcaagGCCCAGGAGAGAACTGGGCGGGCAGACTGTCCAACATCAACCCTCCACCGCAACCCCCCAATCCCTATGAAGCCCGAGGCGAGCCTTTCCGTGGAGGACCTGCACCACCTCTGCGACAACCTAGCCCTCAGCAAGAGCAGTTGCGCCAGCCCTATAATGATCCCAACCGAGGCGGACCTCGCCGTGGTCAAACACCCCCTCCTCCCGGTCATCAGTATTCTCAACCACCACACGCTCCTCCACAATCCCAGCCTTCTGCTCCCGCTTCTGAGCGACGAGTCGCAAATCCTAACTGGGGTGGAGCGACACCGTCAGCATCAGCACCCCCACCCAGCAACATCAATGGCCCCAACGGTCCTAACGGCATGGCTCCTTTCCGACCTACCAACAGCCCTCGACCTGATGGCCGCCCTGTTCATGACAACCGCATGCCTTCACCAAAATCCGCATACCCTCAGCATCAGGCCCCTCCTCTGTatcctcaacatcctgaGATGGCTGCTCAGGGAACCGAGAATGGCCCCCAAGGACCATCCGGACCGCCAGGaccgcctcctccacccgCAGTGGCGGAGGCTGCCATGCAGAGAATGGATGACCGGCCACCTTCAGTGGGCCCCAAGCGCATGCGAGAGTGGGAAGAAGAATCtgctgccaagaagcaagCCAGTGAGGAAAACCGAGTTCGACTCGATGACATGCGTCATCGAAGACCGTCTACTCCTCCTCGTGATAACTATCGTCGTAACTCTTCCGAAATTCGGCGAGCTGATGATACTCGTCGACCTGACGAACCACGCCGCGAGGAACCCCGCAGGCCCGAATCAGCCCCTCGCCATGCCACTGAGAGCTATCATCCCTCAGAAGCAGCCCACCACCCCCCAAGCCACGCCTCCGGTCCCAGCCACTTACCGCCAATGCAGCAGCCACCTACTCCGATGTCTGGCGTTGTGCATGAGAAGCCACCAGTATCTGCTACACCTAAAGAAGATCGTCCTCCAAGTCTGGAACATgcgccacctcctcctcgcgCAGCTCCCCCTACCGAGCCTGAAAGAGCAGCAAGAAAGATGGACGTTGATGAGGACTACGATGACAGCGGggaagacgagaagaaggcgactATTGTCACAAATGGCTCTGGTCCCAGCTCGGCAGCTGGAGATGCCAAGACATCCACTCCCGCGAATGTTGGTGTAAACGGAGTTTCAGGTACTGTCACAAAAGTTGAATGA
- a CDS encoding hypothetical protein (EggNog:ENOG41) has product MSPTNAEYALSQSHKEMLEKSLLDSDPEVASIMKDEIKRQRESIILIASENITSRAVFDALGSPMSNKYSEGYPGARYYGGNQHIDQIERLCQQRALEAFHLDSEKWGVNVQCLSGSPANLQVYQAIMPVHGRLMGLDLPHGGHLSHGYQTPQKKISAISTYFETMPYRVDLDTGIIDYDTLQKNAILFRPKVLVAGTSAYCRLIDYERMRKIADSVGAYLVVDMAHISGLIAAEVIPTPFKYADIVTTTTHKSLRGPRGAMIFFRKGVRSVDAKTGKETLYDLENPINFSVFPGHQGGPHNHTITALAVALKQAASPDFKAYQEKVISNAKTLENTFKTLGHKLVSDGTDSHMVLVDLRQHNLDGARVEAVLEQINIACNKNSIPGDKSALTPCGIRIGTPAMTSRGFGEKEFERVGKYIDEAIKICKEEQAALPKEANKLKDFKARVASGEVQKINDLKKEIASWCNDFPLPVEGWRLDAGI; this is encoded by the exons ATGTCTCCCACAAACGCCGAGTATGCGCTCTCTCAGTCGCACAAGGAG ATGCTTGAGAAGTCTCTCCTCGACTCCGACCCCGAGGTCGCCTCCATTATG aaggatgagatcaagcGTCAGCGCGAGTCCATTATCCTCATCGCCTCCGAGAACATCACTTCCCGCGCTGTCTTCGATGCCCTTGGTTCCCCCATGTCCAACAAGTACTCTGAGGGTTACCCCGGTGCTCGTTACTATGGCGGCAACCAGCACATTGACCAGATCGAGCGTCTCTGCCAGCAGCGTGCTCTTGAGGCTTTCCACCTTGACTCCGAGAAGTGGGGTGTCAACGTCCAGTGCCTTTCTGGATCCCCTGCCAACCTCCAGGTCTACCAGGCCATCATGCCTGTCCACGGCCGTCTCATGGGTCTCGACCTTCCCCATGGTGGCCATCTGAGCCACGGTTACCAGACCCCACAGAAGAA GATCTCTGCTATCTCTACTTACTTTGAGACCATGCCTTACCGTGTCGACCTCGACACCGGCATCATTGACTATGATACTCTCCAGAAGAACGCCATCCTCTTCCGCCCCAAGGTCCTTGTTGCCGGTACATCTGCTTACTGCCGTCTCATTGACTACGAGCGCATGCGCAAGATCGCCGACTCTGTTGGTGCCTACCTTGTTGTCGATATGGCTCACATCTCCGGTCTCATTGCTGCCGAGGTCATCCCCACTCCCTTCAAGTACGCCGACATTGTCACAACCACCACCCACAAGTCTCTCCGTGGTCCCCGCGGtgccatgatcttcttccGCAAGGGTGTCCGCTCCGTCGATGCCAAGACCGGCAAGGAGACCCTCTACGACCTCGAGAACCCCATCAACTTCTCCGTCTTCCCCGGTCACCAGGGTGGCCCTCACAACCACACCATCACTGCTCTGGCTGTTGCCCTGAAGCAGGCTGCCAGCCCCGACTTCAAGGCCTACCAGGAGAAGGTTATCTCCAACGCCAAGACCCTGGAGAACACTTTCAAGACTCTTGGCCACAAGCTCGTCTCTGACGGAACTGACAGCCACATGGTTCTCGTCGACCTTCGCCAGCACAACCTGGACGGCGCCCGTGTTGAGGCCGTCCTTGAGCAGATCAACATTGCCTGCAACAAGAACTCCATCCCCGGTGACAAGTCTGCTCTCACCCCTTGCGGTATCCGTATTGGTACCCCCGCCATGACTTCTCGTGGCTTCGGAGAGAAGGAGTTTGAGCGTGTCGGCAAGTACATCGATGAGGCTATCAAGATCTGCAAGGAGGAGCAGGCTGCTCTCCCCAAGGAggccaacaagctcaaggactTCAAGGCTCGCGTCGCCAGCGGTGAGGTCCAGAAGATCAACGACctcaagaaggagattgcCTCTTGGTGCAACGACTTCCCTCTTCCCGTCGAGGGCTGGCGTCTGGATGCCGGCATCTAA